The Trichocoleus desertorum ATA4-8-CV12 genome contains a region encoding:
- a CDS encoding MBOAT family protein, which produces MTFLSLTYGLFLLIILGIYWSVREPWWRLWTLLIASLVFYASLQVVYIPLLFASLWLNFRVGQAIGEPPDWRIEDWQFAQQDWNRRRAQLLWFGIIANVLLLVGFKYVPFLLSSLGGGLNWAAAQQNASWLDANLVVPLGLSFFTFECIAYLVDVYRGAPATQQFLKFSAYKLFFPKLISGPITRFHLFATQFKAQRFPKPDQIVEGIWLIACGALKKGLLSDNIGTFVDLCFGNIQRAGSGDLWLATFAYGLQLYLDFSGYVDIVRGSAILLGFNLPQNFDFPYLSTSIADFWRRWHMTLGDWLRNYLYFPLGGSRQGLQRTCLNLMIVMLIAGIWHGAAWGFVVWGAIHGLALVVHRLTQAYSDRVPALKTFWLSIPGGVTAWLITQLMVFTAWIFFRLPNLKDSLWVVQHLWGHTADAQFTQKIYIEGLKMERPQIALLLWLIVALMGIAYAFSRGLKLQINWPLKLLLVPISFYLVWLLAPQGSLPYIYFDF; this is translated from the coding sequence ATGACCTTTCTTTCGCTGACCTACGGACTCTTTCTGCTCATCATTCTCGGCATTTACTGGTCGGTTCGGGAACCGTGGTGGCGGTTGTGGACCCTGTTGATTGCTAGCTTGGTGTTTTATGCCTCCTTGCAGGTGGTCTATATTCCCCTGCTGTTTGCGAGTTTGTGGCTAAATTTTCGGGTTGGGCAAGCGATCGGTGAGCCACCCGATTGGCGAATTGAAGACTGGCAGTTCGCGCAACAGGATTGGAATCGCCGTCGAGCTCAGTTATTGTGGTTTGGCATCATCGCCAATGTCCTGCTGCTAGTGGGCTTTAAGTACGTGCCTTTCTTACTCTCCAGCCTAGGAGGTGGGCTAAATTGGGCCGCTGCGCAGCAAAATGCTAGTTGGCTAGACGCAAACCTAGTAGTACCGCTAGGACTAAGCTTCTTTACGTTTGAGTGCATTGCCTACTTGGTCGATGTCTATCGCGGTGCTCCCGCCACCCAGCAATTTCTCAAGTTCTCTGCTTATAAACTGTTTTTTCCCAAGTTGATTTCTGGGCCGATTACCCGGTTTCACCTGTTCGCCACCCAATTTAAAGCACAGCGGTTTCCGAAGCCAGATCAGATAGTAGAAGGGATCTGGCTGATTGCCTGTGGTGCGCTCAAAAAAGGGCTTTTGAGCGACAACATTGGTACTTTTGTCGATCTTTGTTTTGGGAATATCCAGCGGGCGGGTAGCGGTGACTTGTGGCTCGCCACTTTTGCCTACGGCTTGCAACTTTATTTAGATTTCAGCGGCTACGTTGATATTGTCCGAGGCAGTGCCATTTTGCTCGGCTTCAACCTGCCACAAAATTTTGACTTTCCCTACCTCTCCACCAGCATTGCCGATTTTTGGCGACGTTGGCATATGACTCTGGGGGACTGGCTGCGGAACTACCTTTACTTTCCGCTCGGAGGCTCCCGTCAAGGATTACAGCGAACCTGCCTCAACCTGATGATTGTGATGCTGATCGCGGGAATTTGGCACGGAGCCGCTTGGGGCTTTGTGGTTTGGGGAGCCATCCACGGGCTGGCTTTGGTGGTGCATCGACTCACACAGGCTTATAGCGATCGCGTCCCTGCACTCAAAACCTTCTGGCTCAGCATTCCGGGTGGGGTTACTGCTTGGTTGATTACGCAACTGATGGTGTTTACAGCCTGGATTTTCTTCCGCCTCCCCAATTTAAAAGACTCGCTTTGGGTGGTGCAACATCTTTGGGGTCACACAGCGGATGCCCAATTTACCCAAAAGATTTATATAGAAGGGTTAAAAATGGAGCGACCTCAAATCGCCCTATTGTTGTGGTTAATTGTGGCGTTAATGGGCATTGCCTATGCTTTTAGCCGAGGCCTGAAGTTACAAATCAATTGGCCGCTAAAACTGCTGCTAGTCCCGATTAGCTTCTACCTAGTTTGGTTGCTAGCCCCTCAAGGCAGTCTGCCCTACATCTACTTTGACTTCTAG